The DNA window GAGAGATCCGCGGCAGCTTCAGCCTGGATACCGGAGCCGGGCGTTTGGGGCTGGCGGGGGGTACCCTGGATCTGGTGCTCGAATCGCTGCGGATCGCAGATGCCGAGCCCATGACCCACCCGGCCTCCATCAAGGGCCGGATCGAGGTCCCGCCCTTCGTTATCGCCGAGGCGACGGGCCTGGCGGCCCTGGCCCTGCCCGAGTTCGATGCCGAAATTGACCTCCCGGTGCAAAATCTGAACTTTCTACCCTCCCTGATTGGCGGCATCAGGGGTCTGGACCTCCAGGGCCAGGGCCGCCTGCTTGGGCGGGTGGTCTTTTCCCACGGTGACTTACTCCCGGGCACCGACCTCATCGTCGAGGCCCATGAACTGGCGTTGACCCTCGCCCGCTATGGCTTTGCTGGCGACGGCATCATCGAGCTCAAGGTCGACCCCGAGGATGCGAATCGGGCGGATCTGGTGGTCCGCTTCGACGAGGTGCGTGCTGCCCTGGTGGCGGAGCCGACCGACGCGGCCACCGCTACGGACAGGGAGCCGGCCTTGCCGCTCTTCTCCGGCCGCGGGCTCGAGGCCGTCCTCCACACCGAGATGCGCGGCGGCAAGCCCGACCTTGGGCTCACCTTGACCCTGCCGGCGATGGAGGTGCCCGACCTGGGTGCCTACCAGAGCCTGCTCCCTGCTGAGTGGCCCATGCGGCTCCTGGGTGGCTCGGGTCGGGTGAAGGGCCAGGTGGCGGTGTCCCCCGAGACGATGAGGATCGAACTTGATCTGACTTCCGACCAGGCCAAGTTGAGCTATCGGGATGCCCAGGCGACCACCGATCTGGTGCTGCAACTGCGAGCCGGCATCAGGGGTGCGACGGATACCGAGGAGGCGGTGCTGGATCTAACCGGCACCCGGCTGGGGCTCGACAATGCCGCTACCGCGAAGGCCGGGGCCAGGAAGAAGCATGTCAAGGGACCGGTACCCCCCAAGCCCCTGAAGGCGGTGCTGGAGGTCACCGACGGCCAGTTGAGCCTCTCCCTGCCGCCCCCGGAGGCCGGCAGGGGACCGATGCGCTCCGTGGTTAAGGCTCTGACCGAGCAAGGTTTCGGCGGCCTGATCGGGACGGCCGATGGGCGTCTGCTGGCCACCCTGACCCTTTCCCGACTCGATTGGATCGCGGAGTTATTGAACCGTCCGCTGAACCTGAGCCTGATCGGCGCGGCCGAGATCGATGCGGAGATCCTGCTCGTCGATGGCCTGCCCGTACCCGGAACCTCCCTCCAGATACCGCCGGAGGCCCTGGAACTCGGGTTGCTGGAGCATCGGGTGGAGGGTCTGGGGCAGGCCTGGGTAAACCTGGAGCAGGGTAGCCATCACCCGCCGCTGGTTCTGAATATCGCCTTGAGCGATGCCCGCCTGCGGCGCCGCGACGAGGCGGAGCCCAGTATCGACCAGGTGCGTCTGGATGCCGATGTCGTGGTCGCCGACCCCTTCGCCGCCAAGACCAACCAGGTCGATATGGCGCTGAAGCTCCGTTCGGCGCGGGTGCGGGATATGAGCAGCTACAACCCCTACCTGCCCGCTCATGCCCCGCTCTCCCTGGTGTCGGGCGAGGCGACTCTGGTCGGCGATCTGCAACTGGGTCCCAAAAGTCTGCGGGGCGAGTTGCTGCTGCTCGCCAAGGGCGTCCGCCTGGCCATGAGCCAGACGGAATTGGCCGGCGATCTCCGGCTGGATCTGCTGATCCGGGGCGGCTCGGCCTCGGACATGCGGTTTGATATCACCGGCTCCAGCCTGGCGCTGACGGGCTTTCAGGTGAAGGGCCAGACCGCGACGGCGCTGGCCCCGGACTGGCACGCGAACCTGGAAATGGAGAAATCACAGGTCGCGTGGCGCAAGCCCATGCATCTGGATATGAAGGCCGCGCTCACCATCAAGGACACCCGGCCTTTCGTCGCGCTCCTGGAGGACGTGCGCGGGGAACAGCGCTGGCTCGATGACTTCCTCCTGGTCGAGGATCTGGCGGGCAGCCTGCAGTTAGTCATCGATGGCAACAACGCCCTGCTCAAGGACGCCCGGGTCAGTGGTAAAAACGTGGGGGTCCAGGCCAAGGGGCACGCCGCCGCCGATCGCCGCGAGGCCATGCTCCTCGTGCGCTGGCATGGCTTCGCCGGAGCCCTCGCCATGGAGGATGACTGGCAGCAATTCGAACTCGGCGATGCCCACGCCCGCTTCGACGCCTATCAGCCCGGCAAAACCAAACTGCGTTCAGGTGGCGGTGCCAAGTCGCAATCCCCGAATAGCGCCGGCCAGGCACCACCAGGCCCGGGAAAAGGGCGGTCGGCGGCATCCCAAGCCGACAAGGGCCCCCAGGGTCATCGGAATCTGTTTCTGGAGTACGATCCTTGAGCGGCGGCCCATGCCAATGACCCCCTTCTAAAAAGCTCATGGACACCCTCAACCGACAACAGGCAATCCGATGGCGAAGACGGCAACCCGGAACAATGACTCCTCCGCCACCATCGGCTTCGAGGCCAAGCTCTGGCTCGCCGCCGACAAGCTGCGCAACAACATGGACGCGGCGGAATACAAGCACGTCGTCCTCGGCCTCATCTTCCTCAAATACATCTCCGACACCTTCGAGGAACACCGCGCCAAACTCCTCGCGGGCCAGGGCGACTACGCCGGGGCCAATCCCGAAGACCCCGACGAATACAAGGCCGAGAACGTCTTCTGGGTGCCCGCCGATGCCCGCTGGTCCCACCTCCAGGCCAACGCCAAGCAGCCCACCATCGGCAAGACCGTGGACGACGCCATGGTCGCCATCGAGCGCGACAACCCGCGCCTCAAGGGCGTCCTGCCCAAGGACTACGCCCGCCCCGGCCTCGACAAACAGCGCCTCGGCGAACTCATCGACCTCATCGCCACCATCAGCCTCACCGCCGCCAGCGAGGGCGAGAAGACCCACCGCTCCGTCGATCTGCTCGGCCGCGTGTACGAGTATTTCCTCACCCGCTTCGCCAGCGCCGAGGGCAAGAACGGCGGCCAGTTCTACACCCCCTCCTGCGTCGTGCGCTGCCTGGTCGAGATGCTGGGCCCCTACAAGGGCCGCATCTACGACCCCTGCTGTGGTTCCGGTGGCATGTTCGTCCAGTCGGAAAAGTTCGTCGAGGCCCACGGCGGCAAGATTGGCGACATCAGCATCTACGGCCAGGAGAGCAACGCCACCACCCGCCGCCTCGCCATCATGAACCTCGCCATCCGCGGCATCGAGGCCGACATCGGCCCCGAGCACGCCGACACCTTCCGCCGCGACCAGCATCCCGACCTCCGCGCCGACTACGTCCTCGCCAACCCGCCCTTCAACGACTCCGACTGGTTCCGCAAGGACGACGACGTGCGCTGGCAGTTCGGCGTGCCGCCCAAGGGCAACGCCAACTTCGCCTGGGTGCAGCACTTCATCCACCACCTCGCGCCCCAGGGCATGGCCGGCTTCGTCCTCGCCAATGGCAGCATGTCCTCCAACCAGTCCGGCGAAGGCGACATCCGCCGCGCCCTCATCGAGGCCGACCTCGTGGACTGCATGGTCGCCCTGCCCGGCCAACTCTTCTACAGCACCCAGATCCCCGTCTGCCTCTGGTTCCTCGCGAAAAACAAAGGCGCCGACACCAAGCGCGGCTTCCGCGACCGCCGCCAGCAAACCCTCTTCATCGACGCCCGCAAACTCGGCACCCTCATCGACCGCGTCCACCGCGAGCTGACCGACGCCGACATCCAGAAAATCGTCTCCACCTACCACGCCTGGCGCGGCGACCAGCGTGACGCTGGACCCGATACGCCTGCGGCGAAATACGAGGACATCCCCGGCTTCTGCAAATCCGCCACCACCGCCGAAATCGCCGCGCACGGCCACGTCCTCACGCCCGGCCGCTACGTCGGCGCCGAGGAAGTCGAAGACGACGGCGAACCCTTCGAGGAAAAGATGCCGCGCCTCGTCGCCGAACTGCACGCCCAGTTCGCCGAGTCCGCGAAACTGGAGCAGGCCATCAAAGCAAACCTGAGGGGGCTGGGTTATGGCGGGTGATTGGCCTGAAGTGCGACTCGGCGATTTGTCCGAGGTGATGCGGGCACGACGCCAACGCGCTCGGCCGTTTCTTCCACGGGAATCCCTTCGCCGATGGCGAGTCGGTTCCTTTCGACGGATGGATCGACCTTTCGAAAGTTCGCTGCGAATCGACACGGAAACCCACGCGGCGCCAACGTGTCTCAAGCTCAGGAAGGAGACGTCCTTTTCGATGGCGGCGCTTACATCGGAAAACCGCCGTTCCCAGCAACATTCTTCCCGCCAACACCAATCAAGCGGTCGGAATCGTCCGCCTCGACCCAACGCGTGCTCACCCTCGCTTCATCGACTACTTCGCGCGCAACCGACCTCCAACCTTTCCTCAAGAACTTGCAGTCGGCGCGCCGATCTAATCTCACAGAGAACGACCGCTGCGAGTTCGCGATCGCGCCCACCCCTCGCCGAGCAAAAAGCCATCGCGGCGGTGCTTGGGGCGCTGGACGACAAGATCGAGTTGAACCGGCGGATGAACGCGACGCTGGAGGCGATGGCGCGGGCGCTGTTCCAGAGCTGGTTCGTGGATTTCGACCCCGTCCGCGCCAAACTCGACGGCCGCCAGCCCCCCGCCCTCGACCCCGCCACCGCCGCCCTCTTCCCCGACTCCTTCCAAGGCTCCGAGCTCGGCCAAATTCCGAAGGGTTGGCGTGTGGGGCGAGTCGCCGAACTATCCGACTTTAGCCGCTCATCCATCAATCCGGCGGAGTTCCCAGAGGAGACGTTCGACCACTACAGCTTACCCGCTTTTGACGAAGGGCGAACCCCGAAAGCAGAACTCGGCAGCGCCATCATGAGCAACAAGCTCGTCGTGACGCGCAACAGCGTGCTGCTCTCGAAGCTTAACCCGCACATCCCGCGCATCTGGCTGGCCGACCTCCACGAAACGCGCCGGTCCGCGTGCTCCACCGAGTTCATCGTCGCCTCAACGCGCTCCGGCTTTTCCCGCGAGTTCCTTTTCTCGCTCTTTACCAGCGCCGCATTCGCCACGACCTACGGCACGCTCGTCACCGGCACCACCGGCAGCCATCAGCGCATCCGCCCAGAAAGCGTGCTGGAGATGAGGACCGTCATTCCGCCGCCAAAGCTGGTCGAAGTTTTCACGACCATCGCCAAGCCGATGTTCGACCAAATCAACCGCAACATCCACCAATCCCGCACCCTCGCCACCCTGCGCGACACGCTCCTGCCGAAGCTGCTGAGCGGGGAGTTAAGCGTGGCGGGGCCTGAATCCAATCTGAAAGCCTCCGCGTGAGCGACCAGCCGTTACCCCAAGCCGAAATCCTCTTCTACCAGACAGAGGATGGCCGGACCCGCATCCCGTTCTCGTTTGGCGATGGGATGCAGTCCAGCTTCGTGAGGAATCCCGCATGATCCTGCTCGCTGATATCGAAGCCTGGGTGCGCGGCGGCGAGTCCGAGACCCTGGAATTCAAACGGACAACGAGTGAGCGCCGAGAGGCGGCGCGCACGATTTGCGCGATGCTGAATCATCTGGGCGGTCACGTAATTTTCGGGGTCGAGCCAGATGGGCGGATGACCGGCCAGATGGTTTCAGACCGGACGCTGGAGGAATCCCCTCCGGCGCGGGCGGGCGGATGACCCCGGGACGCGCGATTCGGTGGAGATGTTGCGGGGCTTCGGGCTCATGATTGGTCAGGGAATCACCGAGCGCCAGGCCCGCAACGACTTGGAAGCACTGCGAATCCTTGGTCTGGCTCAAGCAACAGGGCATGGTCGCGGTTCACGATGGAGGTTGTCATGAGGCATTTGGAGTGTCTATCAGGACCTGTCGGGGCCAATTGGGGCTCATTCGGGCCAATTAGGGCTTATTCGACCGCCAATGAGGCCCAGCCATGATCCTCAACGAATCCATCGTCGAAAACGCCGCCCTCGAATGGTTCGGGGAGCTGGGCTATGCGGTCGGGCATGGGCCACACCTCGCGCCCGGTGAACCGGCGGCGGAGCGGGCTTCGTTCGGCGATGTCATCCTGGTGGGCCGCCTGCGCGCCGCGCTCCAGCGCCTGAACCCGACCATTCCCGAGGAGGCGCGGGAGGAGGCCTTGCGCAAGGTCCTCTGGGTGGGGACGCCATCGCTCACCCAAACCAACCGCGCCTTTCACCGCCTGCTGCGGGATGGCGTTCCCGTGGAATATCCGCGCCCCGATGGCAGTATCGCTGGCGATCATGCCCGGCTGGTGGATTTTGGAGAGGTGGCCGCGAACGACTGGCTGGTGGTGAACCAGTTTAGGGTCATCGAGGGCCAGCACCACCGCCGGCCCGACATCCTTATTTTTATCAACGGCCTGCCTCTGGGGCTGATCGAACTGAAGAATCCGGTGGATGAGGACGCGACCCTCTGGAGCGCCTACGCCCAGCTGCAGACCTATAAGGCGGAGATCCCCAGCCTGCTGCACTACAACGGTTTGCTGGTGGTCAGCGACGGCGTGCAGGCGCGCATGGGTTCCGTCACCGCCAGCCAGGAATGGTTCAAGGTCTGGCGCACCATCGCTGGCGCGGGCGTCGCCCCCTCGTCGGCGCTGGAGCTGGAGGTCCTGGTGCGCGGGGTGTTCGAGCGGCAACGCCTGCTTGATCTGCTCCAGCACTTCATCGTCTTCGAAGAAGACCCGGATTCGGGCACATTGCACAAGATCATCGCCGGCTACCATCAATTCCATGCGGTGAACGCGGCGGTGGAGGAGACGGTGCGCGCCAGCGGGATGGGGACGAGCGGCAAACCGCTGAGCGATGAGCTGGGCACTTACTGGGCGGGCACCATGCCCGGCGGCCAGCCGGGGGACCGCCGCGCCGGCGTGGTCTGGCACACCCAGGGCAGTGGCAAGAGCTTGTCCATCCTCTTCTTCGCCGCGCGCCTGGTGCGGCATCCGGCGATGCAAAACCCGACCTTGGTGGTGCTGACGGATCGCAACGATCTGGATGACCAGCTTTTCGGCCAGTTCCAGCGCTGCGCGGACATCCTCGGCCAGACGCCGGTGCAGGCGGACGGACGGGAGCATTTACGGGAGCTGCTGAACCGGGCCAGCGGCGGCGTGGTCTTCACCACCATCCACAAGTTCATGCCGGCCAGGGGCGAGGCGATGCCCGCGCTGAGCGCGCGGCGGAACATCGTAGTCATCGCGGATGAGGCCCATCGCAGCCAGTATGGGTTTGGCGGCAAGGTCAATGACAGGACCGGCGAGATGTCCTACGGCTTCGCCAGCAACCTGCGCGACGCCCTGCCGAATGCCTCCTTCATCGGCTTCACGGGCACGCCCATCGAGAAGACGGACGCCAACACCCGGGCGGTCTTCGGCAATTACATCTCCATCTACGACATCCAGCGCGCCGTCGCCGACCAGGCCACGGTGCCGATCTATTACGAGAGCCGCATCTCCAAGCTGGCCCTGAACGCCGCCGAACTGCCGAGGCTCGACGCGGAGTTCGAGGACATCACCGAAGGCGAGGAGCTGACCAGGAAGGAGCAGCTCAAGACCAAGTGGGCCGCGCTGGAGGCCCTGGTGGGCGACCCGAAGCGCATCGCGCTGATCGCCGCCGATCTGGTGGCGCATTTCGAGAAGCGCCTGGAGGCCATGGACGGCAAGGCGATGATCGTCTGCATGAGCCGCCGCATCTGCGTGGACCTGTACCAGGCGCTCATCGGGCTGCGCCCCGCCTGGACCAGCGCCCCGGACGACGACCCGGACGCCGAGCAGGGCAGGGGCTGTGTGGTCAAAGTAGTGATGACCGGCAGCGCCGACGACGGCCCTGACTGGCAGCCCCACATCCGCGGCAAGGACCGGCGCCGCAAGCTAGCGAACCGCTTCAAGGACCCCAAGGACCCCTTCCGGATCGTCATCGTTCGGGACATGTGGCTCACCGGCTTCGACGCACCGTGCCTCCATACCCTCTACGTCGATAAGCCCATGCAGGGCCACGGCCTCATGCAGGCCATCGCCCGGGTCAATCGGGTCTTCCGGGACAAGCCCGGCGGGCTGGTGGTGGATTACCTGGGTCTCGCCGATCAGCTCAAGCGGGCGCTGGTGACCTATACCGAGAGCGGCGGCCAGGGCGATCCGACCTTCGATACCGCCCAGGCCATCGCGGTCATGATGGAGAAGCACGCCATCGCCCGCGACCTGATGCACGGCTGCGACTGGGACCTCTGGACAACTGGCAAACCCACCGAACGGCTCGCCCTCATCCCCGCCGGCCAGGAGCACATCCTCGCCCAGGAGGATGGCAAACAGCGTTGGGGGAAGGTGGTGACGGAGCTCTCCCGCGCCTTTGCCCTCTGCGCCGCCAGCGATGAGGCCACGGTGATCCGCGACGATGTGAGTTTCTTCCAAGCCATCCAGGCCGCCCTGACCAAGCAGGCTACCCACACCCAGAAGACCCCCGAGCAGATCGACGCCGCCATCCGCCAGCTCGTGAGCAAGGCCATCACTACCGAGGGCCAGGTGATCGATGTCTTCACCGCCGCCGGCCTGCCGCGGCCGGATATTAGCATCCTCTCCGACCAGTTCCTCGCCGAGGTGCGTGGCCTCAAGCACAAGAACGTCGCCGCCGAATTGCTGGAAAAGCTGCTCAAGGACGAACTCAAAGTCCGAGCTCGGCGCAACCTGGTGCAAAGCCAGGTCTTCAGCGAGAAGCTCAAGAAGACCCTCAACGCCTACCACAACCGCGCCATCTCGACGATGCAGGTGATCGAGGAGCTGATCCAGCTCGCCAGGGACCTCGACGCCGCCACCAAGCGCGGCGAGGAACTGGGCCTAACCGATGATGAGGTGGCCTTTTACGATGCCCTCGCCGCCAATGAATCCGCCGTCGTCGCCATGGGCGATGCCAAGCTCAAGGTCATCGCCGCCGAGCTGATCACCCAGGTGCGCAAAAGCGTGACCATCGACTGGGCCCTGCGCGAGGGTGCCCGGGCCAGGATTCGGGTGATGGTCAAACGCATCCTGAACAAGTATGGCTACCCGCCGGATTTGCAGGATGAAGCCGTCAAGACGGTGCTCGCCCAGACGGAATTGCTGTCGGCGGCTTGGGCGGCCGCCTAGACCCGATCCCCAACCATTCGCGGCAGTCGCCCGCTGGCGCCATCCGGCAGCAGCGGGGGATGTTTGATATCCTCGGGATCTCGCCCGCCAAGCGGCATCAGGAGCCGAAATTCTGTGCCCTCTCCGGCCCGTGACGTCACGGCGAGCCCGGCTCCGGGGCGCGTGACAAACCCCTGCACCATGAACCTACCGAACCCATGGCCGCGCTGCTTCGCCTTGGTCGAGAACAGCGGCTCGAACAGCCTGGCGAGCACCTCCTGGTCCATCCCGTAACCGGTGTCGACGACCCGTACCTGAGCATAGATCCCGGGAGCCAGTCGACCGACCGCGAGCGGGCTCCGATGGTCCCACTCGGCCGTCCGCGCCTCCAGGCCAAGATCTCCGCCATCCAGCATGGCCTCGCGGGCGTTGAGCACCAGATTGAGCAAGGCGGCCTGGAGGAAGGCGGCGTTGCTCCGCGCGATAATACCCATGGCGGAGCGCATGGGCCTTAGCCAGCCCCTGGATCGCCGCGCCATCGAATTAGCGGCGAGGCTACTCGCCGACACCTCATCCCCGGCCGTTCCCCTGGCCATCAATCTGGCGCCAACTTCTGTTGTCGACTAAGTAATACTACTGAAATTCAGGTGGACAATCCGGATAGTATCTGGCTGTTATTCCTACCTATCATTCACCCTAACGTGGCCGCCGCTACCGGCCGCTTGACAGCAGTCCCATTTAGCCCGTCGTCCCAAGGGTGACCCTGTGACGACGAATCTGGATAGGCTCTCAATAGCAGAGGGGGATAAGAATTGAAAAAAATGGAATTGCCACCATTGGCCTCGCAGACACCAGAACTCTGGCGACAGGCGATGACCTTCGGGGGTCGCCTGACCGGTACGGAACCCGATGTCTCCTCCTGGCGCGGACCTCGCTGGCAGCCCAGCAACCTGGCGGCGGATATTGACTATGACCTAGTCGACTATTGCCTGCGTATTCATATCAGGGGTCCGCTGGACCTGCGCTGCGCCTTCCGTCTCATGGCCATCGCCCAGGCCGTGGATGACAGCATTACCCAGGCCGTTCTGGATTTGACGGGAGTGACCCAAATCTTCGACTCCGGAGTGGCGGCTCTGATTCTGTTCGCTAAGGAACTGACTAAACGGGGCGTCTTCGGCATCCTTACTCAAGGTCTCGATCTGGATAAATCCACCCTGTCGCCCTATGCGACCGGTTCCGTCCCGTCGACCTTACGCCGGGTGTTCGTTTGGTCACCCCCGGCTATTCTCGACCTGGACCCCCTGGTCATGCCCATCGAAGTGCAGGGCATATCCATCGGCAATCCCGCAACCGGGCCCAGCCCCAAGGTTGGCGGATGGACTCATTCGCAGCCTCATGATGCCTAAGTGTCAATGGCCACCAGAACTGACCCACGAGTGGCCAACAATTTTGACCCGCCCCAGGATCAGGGAATATCGGTCAGAGAGCGCGATGTCCTGAACCTGATTATCGCGGGCAAGGCCAACAAAGTCATTGCCTGGGATCTGGGCACCAGTGTGCGCACCATCGAAACCCACCGCGCCAATCTGATGCGTAAACTCCAGGCCCTTGGTAGCGGACAGACGGCAAAGGCTGGCGGGGCATGGTCACCCATAATCCCCGGGGTGGCGCGGGGGTCGAAATAGAGAACAGCTATTGGCCCAGATTACTCGGCTGGAAGGAGGAACATTCAGGGTGATGAATAGAACGAGTCAATATCCCAGCCCGGATTGCGCGCGGCGCTGCCGGCCATCGCGCCATCCAGGCCTGTTCGGCACCCGCGGTGGCGCCGCCGCGCGAGCCGGACCTGGAGCGCGACCTCTAAACGCCTGATTGAGTCGGTGGGTGGCACCCTTGGCGCCGTCAGTCAACCCGGTCGGGGAACGACCTTTGGGTTCGAACTCATCTTATCCCGGGCCCTGACCCCGCATCGGACCCCCGAGAGTGTTTAGAGGAAAGCAGTAGCATGAGATCACCCGCCAGCATCCTGATAGTGGACGACGATCCCACCGCCATCATGATTCTCAAGAACGCCCTGGAGGGTCTGGGCGAGATGCATACCGCCCATGGCGGCGTCGAGGCCTTGGCGATAGTGGAGAAGGGCGGCGTCGATCTGGTGTTGCTGGACGCCCTTATGCCTAACCTGGACGGCTTTACCACCTGCGGCATGCTGCAGAAGGAGCATCCGGAATTACCCGTCATCTTCGTGACCGTCGTCAGCGACTATGCCAGCGAGGTCCGGGCTCTGGATGCCGGCGCCGTGGATTTCATCAGCAAGCCCATCAGCCCCCCCCTGGTCCGGGCCCGGGTCATGACCCATCTCAAGCTGAAGGCCCAAAACGACCTGCTCCGTTCCCTGAGCAGCCAGGACCCCCTCACCGGCATCGCCAATCGGCGCGCCCTGGACGAGCGGTTAACCATGGAATGGCGGCGGGCTCTGCGCGATGACCAGCCCCTGTCCCTGCTCATGATCGATATCGATCATTTCAAGGCCTACAACGATTACTTTGGCCATGCCCAGGGGGATAAGTGCCTGCGCAAGGTAGCCCAGGGCATCTCCACCACCCTCACCCGTGGCGGTGACTTTGTCGCCCGATATGGCGGCGAGGAATTCGCCGCCCTGCTGGCCAGCACCAAGCAGGAGGAAGCGGCCGTCCTGGCGGAGAAGATCCGTGCCAACCTGCGGAATCTGGCCATCCCCCATGCCCCCGCCAGCGGTCGGCCCTTTGTCTCCCTCAGCATCGGCATCGCCACCAGTCAATCCTTCTCCCGGGCCCAGCTCAAATTGGGCTCCCTGCCGCAACTGGGCAAGGAATTCGGCTTGAATCTGGCCAGGGACCTGTTCGAGCGGGCGGATCATGCCCTCTATGTCGCCAAGGCCGCGGGACGTGATCGCGTCTGTTCAGCGGAGGCATGAACCCCGGGGGGTGGGGTTGGTTGGCACTCCCCTACCGCCCGGATGGCGGTCTCCGATAATGTCGCAACTCCTTGTGTTTATTTATAAACGCGTCGTCAATAGCAAACATCTTGTCAAATTTGACATCCTTGGGTTTTCGGAATAAAAAGGAATTTTGAGCAGGTTCGGTGCCTGCCCGGCCAGACCTCCAAGCCCCGCATCAGGGACAGAACCCATGGAAAAGCCACCCGCCGCCCCGGGCCAGCCACTCGACCCGGCCTCGCCAGCCGCCATGGTCCCGTCCACGCTGGAACTCCACCCTTGGCGCCGTCACCGGCGGAGGCCTCGATGGCCTCGCCAGCCGAGGCGCCCGTGGTACCGGAGTCGCCGCGGCCGCCAGATTCTCCGGAGTCGGCGAAGCCCTTCCCGCGCCAGCCCTTCCCCATTGCATAGCGGCCTCCGTCCGGTTCCCGCCAGGCACCCGACCGAGGAGCCTGACCAGAGCGCCCTGTACAAGGTGCTGATCCTGCTGTGCACCCATACGGGGCATGACTTCTCCCTCTACAAAAAGCCCTCGCTTTATCGGCGCATCGAACGGCGCATGGCCCTTGTCGAAGTTCGAGCAGATGCTGTTACGGCGCTTCTCGCCCGCGGCGGTGCTTGCCCATCCCCAGGGCGACATCCTCTCCATCAGTGGCCGTACCGGCAAGTATCTGGAGCCCCCCAGCGGCCAGCTCAACTGGAACATCTTTGCCATGGCCCGGGAGGAATTGACGCGGCTGCGCGCCGGGGACGCCGCGGTTGTCCCCTCCCCGAAAAGGCCAGGCCACTATCATTCCGCGGACCCTTAGACGCTAACAACCATGAAAAACAGTAAGGATGCGTCGGCGGCGGCTCCGGTGACGCCGACGGGGAGCTCTGTGCTGCGGGGTCTGGCCGAGGCGGAACTGGAGCGGCAGGAGGCATCCGGGTCCCGGGAGACCGAGCCCTGGGTCGCGGGCCAGGCTCAGCGGCTCGTCCATGAGTTGCAAGTCCATCAGATCGAGCTGGAGATGCAGAACCAGGCCCTGTGCGAGACGCGCCAGGAACTGGAAGCGAGTCTGAAAAACGCCGCCGATTTCTTCGAAATGGGACCCATCGGCTATGGTTCCCTCACCGACACGGGCTCCATCCTGGCGATCAACCTGGTCGGCGCGGACCTGCTCGGTTATCCCCGTGACGAACTGATCGACAAACGCCTTGGTATCTTTGTCGCCCCGCGGGACCGGGTAGTCTTCAGCGCCTTTATCGACCGGCTGTTCGGGGCGGGGGCCCGGCAGATGTGCCAGGTGTTTCTGGCCACCGATGATAACCCGCCGCGCCGGTTGCAACTGGAAGGCACGCCCTCCGCCGCCAGCCCTGATCGCCGGTGCCTGATCGCCATGCTGGACATTACCGAACGGGAGCAACGCTACCGGGCGCGCACCACGAGCCTGCGGGAAAAGGCCGAGCTTTTCATCCTCAGCATGGAGAGTCGCGAGCTTGTTAAATTGTTGGTCGAGCCCGCGACGGGGCGACTCCTGGAGGCGTCTCCGGCGGCGGCGAACTTATATGGCTATCCCCGGGAGCAACTGCGCCAGATGCACCTCTGGGAGATTCATACCCTGAGTCGCGAGGAGTGCCTGGAGAAGCTGGCCATAGCGGCGCACAGTCGGATGCTGCCGGCACCGCTGGCCAGCCGGCACCGCCTGCGTAATGGCGAAGAAATCGAGGTCGAGGTCTATTGGGAACTGCTGAGTCGCCCGGGTCACCCCCTCATCCTGGCCACGCTGTTCGACGTGACTCAAGCCAGGCGGGATCAGCAAGCCCTGGCGACGAGCGAGGCCCGCTTGCAACGGGTC is part of the Chromatiaceae bacterium genome and encodes:
- a CDS encoding type I restriction endonuclease subunit R encodes the protein MILNESIVENAALEWFGELGYAVGHGPHLAPGEPAAERASFGDVILVGRLRAALQRLNPTIPEEAREEALRKVLWVGTPSLTQTNRAFHRLLRDGVPVEYPRPDGSIAGDHARLVDFGEVAANDWLVVNQFRVIEGQHHRRPDILIFINGLPLGLIELKNPVDEDATLWSAYAQLQTYKAEIPSLLHYNGLLVVSDGVQARMGSVTASQEWFKVWRTIAGAGVAPSSALELEVLVRGVFERQRLLDLLQHFIVFEEDPDSGTLHKIIAGYHQFHAVNAAVEETVRASGMGTSGKPLSDELGTYWAGTMPGGQPGDRRAGVVWHTQGSGKSLSILFFAARLVRHPAMQNPTLVVLTDRNDLDDQLFGQFQRCADILGQTPVQADGREHLRELLNRASGGVVFTTIHKFMPARGEAMPALSARRNIVVIADEAHRSQYGFGGKVNDRTGEMSYGFASNLRDALPNASFIGFTGTPIEKTDANTRAVFGNYISIYDIQRAVADQATVPIYYESRISKLALNAAELPRLDAEFEDITEGEELTRKEQLKTKWAALEALVGDPKRIALIAADLVAHFEKRLEAMDGKAMIVCMSRRICVDLYQALIGLRPAWTSAPDDDPDAEQGRGCVVKVVMTGSADDGPDWQPHIRGKDRRRKLANRFKDPKDPFRIVIVRDMWLTGFDAPCLHTLYVDKPMQGHGLMQAIARVNRVFRDKPGGLVVDYLGLADQLKRALVTYTESGGQGDPTFDTAQAIAVMMEKHAIARDLMHGCDWDLWTTGKPTERLALIPAGQEHILAQEDGKQRWGKVVTELSRAFALCAASDEATVIRDDVSFFQAIQAALTKQATHTQKTPEQIDAAIRQLVSKAITTEGQVIDVFTAAGLPRPDISILSDQFLAEVRGLKHKNVAAELLEKLLKDELKVRARRNLVQSQVFSEKLKKTLNAYHNRAISTMQVIEELIQLARDLDAATKRGEELGLTDDEVAFYDALAANESAVVAMGDAKLKVIAAELITQVRKSVTIDWALREGARARIRVMVKRILNKYGYPPDLQDEAVKTVLAQTELLSAAWAAA
- a CDS encoding ATP-binding protein, with the translated sequence MILLADIEAWVRGGESETLEFKRTTSERREAARTICAMLNHLGGHVIFGVEPDGRMTGQMVSDRTLEESPPARAGG
- a CDS encoding SAM-dependent DNA methyltransferase, which codes for MAKTATRNNDSSATIGFEAKLWLAADKLRNNMDAAEYKHVVLGLIFLKYISDTFEEHRAKLLAGQGDYAGANPEDPDEYKAENVFWVPADARWSHLQANAKQPTIGKTVDDAMVAIERDNPRLKGVLPKDYARPGLDKQRLGELIDLIATISLTAASEGEKTHRSVDLLGRVYEYFLTRFASAEGKNGGQFYTPSCVVRCLVEMLGPYKGRIYDPCCGSGGMFVQSEKFVEAHGGKIGDISIYGQESNATTRRLAIMNLAIRGIEADIGPEHADTFRRDQHPDLRADYVLANPPFNDSDWFRKDDDVRWQFGVPPKGNANFAWVQHFIHHLAPQGMAGFVLANGSMSSNQSGEGDIRRALIEADLVDCMVALPGQLFYSTQIPVCLWFLAKNKGADTKRGFRDRRQQTLFIDARKLGTLIDRVHRELTDADIQKIVSTYHAWRGDQRDAGPDTPAAKYEDIPGFCKSATTAEIAAHGHVLTPGRYVGAEEVEDDGEPFEEKMPRLVAELHAQFAESAKLEQAIKANLRGLGYGG
- a CDS encoding restriction endonuclease subunit S, with protein sequence MNATLEAMARALFQSWFVDFDPVRAKLDGRQPPALDPATAALFPDSFQGSELGQIPKGWRVGRVAELSDFSRSSINPAEFPEETFDHYSLPAFDEGRTPKAELGSAIMSNKLVVTRNSVLLSKLNPHIPRIWLADLHETRRSACSTEFIVASTRSGFSREFLFSLFTSAAFATTYGTLVTGTTGSHQRIRPESVLEMRTVIPPPKLVEVFTTIAKPMFDQINRNIHQSRTLATLRDTLLPKLLSGELSVAGPESNLKASA